A single region of the Amphiura filiformis chromosome 7, Afil_fr2py, whole genome shotgun sequence genome encodes:
- the LOC140157663 gene encoding uncharacterized protein yields the protein MGNNKLKLNPGKTEFFIAGTYQSLNKIPPVTLKVDNNIIVPSDTVRNLGIVFDKHMSMTPHINSLISSLNFHLRNVRRISRYLDKETKHSVVRALILSRLDYGNALLYGANARDLDRLQSLQHKAVKLIHSVGRRESPSPLMHNLHWLPIRDRIKFKICMYVYKCLQGNAPNIYVFYSLIEKYLQLVVGQDLPKTPHY from the coding sequence atgggAAACAACAAACTTAAACTAAACCCAggtaaaactgaatttttcatcGCTGGAACTTATCAGAGTCTGAACAAAATACCACCAGTGACACTCAAAGTCGATAATAACATCATTGTTCCTTCAGATACAGTCCGCAATCTTGGAATTGTTTTTGATAAGCATATGTCCATGACTCCACACATCAACAGTTTAATATCTTCACTAAATTTTCATTTGCGTAACGTAAGACGTATCAGTAGATATCTGGACAAAGAAACCAAACATAGTGTAGTTCGAGCTCTGATTCTATCACGGCTAGACTATGGAAATGCCTTGCTCTATGGTGCGAATGCTAGAGATCTTGACCGCTTGCAATCACTTCAGCATAAAGCTGTCAAGCTGATTCACTCAGTTGGTAGACGTGAAAGCCCATCGCCTCTAATGCATAACCTCCATTGGTTGCCTATCCGTGATAGAATCAAGTTCAAGATTTGCATGTATGTCTATAAATGTTTACAAGGTAATGCCCCCAATATTTATGTGTTTTACTCTCTcatagagaaataccttcaactggTTGTAGGACAAGATCTTCCAAAGACACCACATTACTAA